From Lentimicrobiaceae bacterium:
TCGGATAATGTTTTCTATCAGCAACTTCACCCGGACTTACGATATAAGTGTTTGGCAGGTTTTGCTCAAGGTCAATCTTTGCTTCTCTGTATTTTGCTTCAATTACTGCAAGTTGCTTTACTTCCTCAAACATTTGTTCTTTAAGGATTGAGTGAGAGCTTCCATAAGTCGCAAGCACCTCGAGCTTTTTTTCTATTTCAACTTTTGCTCGTTCGTTCCCAGAAGCAATTGCAATAGCATGCTGCTCACTATACATCTCGGTTTGAGACTTAACATCAATTACACCAAGCTTACTTAAAACAGAAAGAGAATCTTCTATTGCTTTAATTTTTTCTTTTTGTGCAATAAATTCTTTTTCAACAATGATAAATGCCTTAGTTGCGCGCTCTCTTTGAATATTTGCATAGATACTATCAACGAGTGCTGCAATATCGTTTGCTATTAAGGCCGCCGTGTCTGCGCTTTCATCCAAAACATCAATACGGATAGACATATATTCGGTTCGCGAAATCTCTATGTTTGCATCGTATTTGCGATATAAACTTGTATAAGCATATTTTGCTCCAGGATCAATTCTATAATGCCTAAACAAATCATACTTTTCAATAATTCTGTTACGAATTTCGGATGATAACAAAATTTGCATTAATTGCTCAACATCCTCCTCTTCCCCAAAATTCAAAATTTCCTTTTTTTGCTGACTTTCGGTAATAAGTGCCTGCGAAATACTTCCTGATGATGTCGGAAATAAAATTACAGTAGATTTAAACTTGGGAGGAATGCTTATGCAAACAATTAACGAAACTATAGCAGAAACCACACCAATAACGAACAATGCTATTTTGTACTTAGAAATAAATCCTACAAAATCAGTTAAGTTAAATACATTATCCTGTTTCGTTTCCTGCATCACTATTTTGTTATTTTCAGCTCACAAAAATATAAAATTTATTAAATAACTTATTTTTTTTTTGTGACTAATAAATATTTCTGCTTACCATAACTAATACACAGTCGTTAACAACAATAACCCCCTTGTCTGTAAGTTGCTTTTGGAAATCGGGATTGTATGTGCCAGGATTAAAAATTATGCGACGAGGAAGATTTGATAGAATTAGATCATAATATTTTTCCTGATTTTCTAGTGATAAATACATCGCTATAGTGTCAATTTTTAAATCTTCGGGGTAATAATTCTGA
This genomic window contains:
- a CDS encoding CoA-binding protein is translated as MIHIVLGASPNPRRYSYRATELLASEGKQVIPVGVKTGEISGLSIQNYYPEDLKIDTIAMYLSLENQEKYYDLILSNLPRRIIFNPGTYNPDFQKQLTDKGVIVVNDCVLVMVSRNIY